A region of Lycium barbarum isolate Lr01 chromosome 3, ASM1917538v2, whole genome shotgun sequence DNA encodes the following proteins:
- the LOC132634212 gene encoding transcription factor PRE3-like, giving the protein MSSRRSSRSRHSGGSSRTISEDQINDLVSKLQDLLPDLPNRSSDKVSATRVLQDTCNYIRGLHREVDDLSERLSELLANSDSAQAALIRSLLMQ; this is encoded by the exons atgtcTAGCAGAAGGTCATCACGCTCAAGACATTCAGGAGGTTCTTCAAGGACTATATCTGAGGACCAGATTAATGATCTTGTTTCCAAGTTGCAAGACCTTCTTCCTGACCTTCCTAATAGGTCCTCTGACAAG GTTTCAGCAACAAGAGTGCTGCAAGACACATGCAACTACATAAGAGGGTTGCACAGAGAAGTTGATGATCTTAGTGAGCGCTTGTCTGAACTCTTAGCCAATTCTGACTCCGCCCAAGCTGCACTTATTAGAAGCTTGCTTATGCAATAG
- the LOC132631398 gene encoding uncharacterized protein LOC132631398: MASSIVNAPNLHPLHPLHQKRNVDNDLLNVIPRIITENDNEMLNTLPEEEEIQKAIFSMSPTSSAGQDGYTGRFYQKCWQIIKREVIEFVQEFFKGSPISRYFTHTCLALIPKVNPPTTFSEVRPISLSVWYSIIINGTRTGFFNSEQGLKQGDPLSPALFIIASEVFSRTLNSLNAVDEFIPFSMNHKGPCINHLAYADDVIIFSSGNSKSIKLIMKIIRRLRGWQGKLLSHGGRMILIKHVLQAIPTHILAAMSPPKGTIKLMEKYFNRFFWGSSSEKTKHHWVSWDNMSYPTDEGGVGSRRMQDVCKTLAMKRWWNFRTGDSLWANFLKAKYCIRGHVV; the protein is encoded by the exons ATGGCTTCTTCTATTGTTAATgctcctaacttacatcctttacatccTTTACATCAGaagaggaatgtggataatgatCTGCTTAATGTGATACCAAGAATCATCACTGAAAATGACAATGAGATGCTTAATACTTTACCAGAGGAAGAGGAAATTCAAAAAGCTATCTTTAGCATGAGCCCCACTAGTTCAGCAGGACAAGATGGATACACAGGAAGGTTTTACCAAAAATGCTGGCAAATCATCAAAAGGGAAGTTATTGAATTTGTCCAAGAATTTTTCAAAGGCAGTCCCATCTCAAGATATTTTACTCATACTTGTTTAGCTCTAATCCCTAAAGTGAATCCCCCTACTACTTTTTCAGAAGTAAGACCTATTAGTCTTA GTGTATGGTACTCTATCATCATTAATGGGACCAGAACAGGATTTTTCAATTCAGAGCAGGGCTTGAAACAAGGGGACCCTCTTTCCCCTGCTTTATTCATCATTGCTTCTGAAGTTTTTTCTAGAACTCTTAATAGCCTTAACGCTGTAGATGAGTTCATTCCTTTCTCTATGAATCATAAAGGGCCTTGTATAAACCACCTTGCCTATGCTGATGATGTTATCATTTTCAGCAGTGGTAATTCTAAATCTATTAAGCTAATCATGAAAATTATTAGAAG GTTGAGAGGATGGCAAGGTAAGTTATTATCTCATGGTGGGAGAATGATTCTTATTAAGCATGTTTTGCAAGCTATTCCTACTCACATACTAGCTGCTATGAGTCCTCCTAAAGGTACTATAAAACTAATGGAAAAATATTTTAACAGGTTCTTTTGGGGATCCTCAAGTGAAAAAACCAAACATCATTGGGTATCATGGGACAACATGAGCTACCCCACTGATGAAGGAGGAGTAGGATCAAGAAGAATGCAGGATGTTTGTAAAACACTGGCTATGAAAAGATGGTGGAACTTCAGAACTGGTGACTCTTTATGGGCCAATTTTCTGAAGGCAAAATATTGTATAAGGGGCcatgtggtataa